Proteins encoded together in one Pseudomonas sp. ADAK13 window:
- a CDS encoding 2-dehydro-3-deoxy-6-phosphogalactonate aldolase, translating into MLKQALTHNGLIAILRGLRPDEALAIGEVLYKAGFRVIEVPLNSPDPYTSIRILRDSLPADCLIGAGTVLTPEQVHQVKAAGGQVIVMPHSDAKVLRAAKAAGLYLSPGVATPTEAFAALAEGADVLKLFPAEQMGPAVVKAWLAVLPAGTVLLPVGGITPDNMQVFFDAGVKGFGLGSGLFKPGMSVDQVASNAQAYVTAWNALG; encoded by the coding sequence ATGCTCAAGCAAGCACTGACACACAACGGTTTGATCGCGATCCTGCGCGGCCTGCGACCGGACGAGGCATTGGCGATCGGCGAGGTGTTGTACAAGGCGGGCTTCAGGGTCATCGAAGTACCGCTCAACTCGCCGGATCCCTACACCAGCATCCGTATCCTGCGGGACAGCCTGCCCGCCGATTGCCTGATCGGCGCCGGCACCGTGCTGACCCCGGAGCAGGTCCATCAAGTCAAAGCGGCCGGTGGCCAAGTGATCGTCATGCCCCACAGTGACGCCAAGGTGCTGCGGGCTGCCAAGGCCGCGGGCCTGTACCTGTCGCCAGGTGTGGCCACCCCGACCGAAGCGTTTGCCGCGCTGGCTGAAGGCGCCGACGTGCTGAAGCTGTTCCCGGCCGAGCAAATGGGCCCGGCGGTGGTCAAGGCCTGGCTCGCGGTACTGCCCGCCGGCACGGTGCTGCTGCCGGTGGGCGGCATCACCCCGGACAACATGCAGGTATTTTTCGACGCGGGCGTCAAAGGCTTCGGCCTGGGCTCCGGGTTATTCAAGCCGGGCATGAGCGTCGACCAGGTTGCCAGCAACGCCCAGGCCTACGTCACAGCCTGGAATGCCCTGGGCTGA
- a CDS encoding 2-dehydro-3-deoxygalactonokinase produces MQAQLIALDWGTSSLRAYKLGPAGVVIERRALASGIMHLPTEPRDIAGVRSSNGFELAFDAACGDWLDAQPGLPVIACGMVGSAQGWSEAAYRDTPADVSTLGQALQGVRSLRGALVHIVPGVIQRGALPNVMRGEETQVLGVLQSLPATNGRDVLIGLPGSHSKWVDVVEGCITHFDTFMTGELFAVLSQHSILGRTQRPSEQFQAAAFDRGVQVAQSADGQAGLLSTLFSARTLGLTGELAPDEQPDYLSGLLIGHELMGLRTRQPARQRDIVLVGATQLCTRYQRALQLCGFPHVTLAQEATERGLWQLAMAAGLLPAT; encoded by the coding sequence ATGCAGGCGCAATTGATCGCGCTCGATTGGGGAACCAGTTCCCTTCGTGCTTATAAGCTCGGCCCGGCAGGCGTCGTGATCGAACGACGTGCCCTGGCGTCGGGGATCATGCACTTGCCCACCGAACCCCGGGACATTGCCGGTGTTCGCAGCAGTAACGGTTTCGAGTTGGCATTCGACGCGGCCTGCGGTGACTGGCTCGACGCCCAACCCGGCCTCCCCGTCATCGCCTGCGGCATGGTCGGCAGCGCCCAGGGCTGGAGCGAGGCGGCTTACCGCGACACCCCGGCGGATGTTTCCACCCTCGGCCAGGCGCTGCAGGGTGTGCGCAGCTTGCGCGGCGCTCTGGTGCACATCGTGCCTGGCGTGATTCAACGCGGCGCGTTGCCCAACGTGATGCGCGGCGAAGAAACCCAGGTGCTCGGCGTGTTGCAAAGCCTGCCTGCGACGAACGGGCGCGACGTACTGATCGGCCTGCCGGGCAGCCACTCCAAGTGGGTGGACGTGGTGGAAGGCTGCATCACCCACTTCGACACCTTCATGACCGGCGAGCTGTTCGCCGTGCTCAGCCAGCACAGTATTTTGGGGCGAACCCAACGCCCTTCCGAACAGTTCCAGGCGGCGGCTTTTGATCGCGGCGTGCAGGTGGCGCAGTCGGCAGACGGCCAGGCCGGCCTGTTATCGACCTTGTTCAGCGCCCGCACCCTGGGCCTGACCGGCGAGCTGGCGCCGGACGAGCAGCCGGACTATTTGTCCGGCCTGCTGATCGGCCACGAACTCATGGGCCTGCGCACCCGCCAGCCTGCCCGACAGCGAGACATCGTCCTGGTGGGCGCAACCCAACTCTGCACCCGCTACCAGCGTGCACTCCAACTCTGCGGCTTCCCCCACGTGACCCTGGCGCAGGAGGCTACCGAACGTGGCCTTTGGCAACTGGCCATGGCGGCGGGGCTGCTGCCTGCAACCTGA
- a CDS encoding DOPA 4,5-dioxygenase family protein: MQRIKGYHAHIYFDANTIDQARKLCEDAAQMFPLRMGRVHERPVGPHPDWSCQLAFDPEYIGVVLPWLALNRNGLVVFLHPTTGDDLKDHTEHAIWMGAMRTLDLSIF; the protein is encoded by the coding sequence ATGCAACGTATCAAGGGCTACCACGCCCACATCTACTTTGACGCCAACACGATCGATCAGGCGCGCAAACTCTGCGAAGACGCCGCGCAAATGTTCCCGCTGCGCATGGGCCGGGTGCATGAGCGCCCGGTGGGCCCGCACCCGGACTGGAGCTGCCAGCTGGCGTTCGACCCGGAATACATCGGCGTCGTGCTGCCGTGGCTGGCACTCAACCGCAACGGCCTGGTGGTGTTCCTGCACCCCACCACCGGCGATGACCTCAAGGACCACACCGAACACGCGATCTGGATGGGGGCGATGCGCACGCTGGACTTGTCGATATTCTGA
- a CDS encoding choline sulfate utilization transcriptional regulator produces the protein MYESLGHLSLDLLRAFEAAARQRSFTAAAMELGTTQPAISQQIKRLEEQLKVRLFDRIYRGIELTDAGALLFEQVQAGLQSINQGLSAIAEQDQHEVLQVATDFAFAAYWLMPRLHRFHEANPQVDVSLVTSERNHATLRSDIDVAVLFGDGRFKQGDSHWLFNEEVFPVCSPQLIQGRDAPLPVQSLLEFPLLHLRQQNNNQWFDWGGVFRELGITTAPTPGQLRFDNYTLLIQAAIAGQGVAIGWRHLVDNLLEQKWLCRPIGDTVISRFGYYVVLPQRKRRSQLIERFVDWLMAEQASSAQSLTGLALPSIAV, from the coding sequence ATGTATGAATCCCTCGGTCACCTGTCACTCGATTTGCTGCGCGCGTTTGAAGCCGCTGCGCGCCAACGCAGCTTTACGGCGGCGGCCATGGAGTTGGGCACCACCCAGCCGGCCATCAGCCAGCAGATCAAGCGTTTGGAAGAACAGCTGAAGGTGCGGCTGTTTGATCGCATTTACCGGGGCATCGAGTTGACCGACGCGGGCGCCCTGTTGTTCGAGCAGGTGCAGGCTGGTCTACAGAGCATCAACCAGGGCCTGAGTGCGATTGCCGAGCAGGACCAGCACGAAGTCCTGCAGGTGGCGACAGACTTTGCCTTCGCCGCCTATTGGCTGATGCCACGCCTGCACCGCTTCCATGAAGCCAACCCGCAGGTGGACGTGAGCCTGGTCACCAGCGAACGCAATCACGCCACGTTGCGCAGCGATATCGATGTGGCGGTGCTGTTCGGTGATGGCCGCTTCAAACAGGGCGACAGTCATTGGCTGTTCAACGAGGAAGTGTTCCCGGTGTGCAGCCCGCAGCTCATTCAGGGCCGCGACGCGCCGCTGCCGGTGCAAAGCCTGCTGGAGTTTCCCTTGCTGCACCTGCGCCAGCAAAACAACAACCAGTGGTTCGACTGGGGTGGCGTATTCCGCGAACTGGGCATCACCACGGCGCCCACTCCGGGCCAATTGCGTTTCGACAATTACACCCTGTTGATCCAGGCGGCGATTGCCGGCCAGGGCGTGGCCATCGGCTGGCGCCACCTTGTGGATAACTTGCTGGAGCAAAAGTGGCTGTGCCGGCCGATTGGCGACACGGTGATCTCGCGCTTCGGCTATTACGTGGTGCTGCCCCAGCGCAAACGTCGCAGCCAGTTGATCGAGCGTTTCGTCGACTGGCTGATGGCCGAGCAGGCCAGTAGCGCACAATCGCTGACCGGTCTGGCCCTGCCGTCCATTGCGGTCTAG
- the betC gene encoding choline-sulfatase, whose product MKRKNILFIMADQMAAPMLPFYGPSPIKLPNLSRLAAEGVVFDAAYCNSPLCAPSRFTLVSGQLPSKIGAYDNAADFPADVPTYAHYLRRLGYRTALSGKMHFCGPDQLHGYEERLTSDIYPADYGWAVNWDEPEVRPTWYHNMASVLQAGPCVRTNQLDFDEEVVFKAQQYLFDHIREDGDQPFCLTVSMTHPHDPYTIPKPFWDLYDDNDIPLPTTPPQADLDPHSQRLLKVYDLWDKPLPVNKIRDARRAYFGACSYIDSNVGKLLQTLEDTGLADDTIIIFSGDHGDMLGERGLWYKMHWFEMAARVPLLISAPGQFAAGRVTAAVSTADLLPTLVELAGGKLDPRLPLDGRSLVSHLQGQGGHDEVFGEYMAEGTISPLMMIRRGAYKFIYSEDDPCLLFDVPNDPHEREDLSQSPEHRPLFEAFLSEARAKWDIPAIHQQVLASQRRRRLVFEALTQGKLKSWDHQPLVDASQQYMRNHIDLDDLERKARFPQPCQNQ is encoded by the coding sequence ATGAAGCGCAAGAACATTCTTTTCATCATGGCCGATCAAATGGCCGCGCCGATGCTTCCGTTCTACGGTCCTTCGCCTATCAAACTGCCGAACTTGAGCCGCCTCGCCGCTGAGGGCGTGGTGTTCGACGCCGCTTACTGCAACAGCCCGCTGTGCGCACCCTCGCGCTTTACCCTGGTGAGCGGCCAGTTGCCGAGCAAGATCGGCGCCTACGACAACGCAGCCGATTTCCCCGCCGACGTGCCGACCTATGCCCACTACCTGCGTCGCCTCGGCTACCGCACGGCGCTGTCCGGCAAGATGCACTTTTGCGGTCCCGACCAACTCCACGGTTATGAAGAACGCCTGACCAGTGATATCTACCCGGCCGACTATGGCTGGGCAGTGAACTGGGATGAGCCGGAGGTGCGCCCCACCTGGTACCACAACATGGCGTCGGTGCTGCAAGCCGGGCCGTGCGTGCGTACCAACCAGCTGGATTTCGACGAAGAGGTGGTGTTCAAGGCCCAGCAATACCTGTTCGACCATATCCGCGAGGACGGCGACCAGCCGTTCTGCCTGACCGTGTCGATGACTCACCCACACGACCCGTACACCATTCCCAAGCCGTTCTGGGACCTGTACGACGACAACGACATCCCGTTGCCCACAACCCCGCCACAGGCTGACCTGGACCCGCACTCCCAGCGCCTGCTCAAGGTCTACGACCTGTGGGACAAGCCGCTGCCGGTGAACAAGATCCGCGATGCGCGCCGCGCCTACTTCGGCGCGTGCAGCTACATCGACAGCAACGTCGGCAAGCTCCTGCAAACCCTGGAAGACACAGGGCTGGCCGACGACACCATCATCATCTTCTCCGGCGACCACGGCGACATGCTCGGCGAGCGCGGGCTCTGGTACAAAATGCACTGGTTTGAAATGGCCGCCCGGGTGCCGCTGCTGATCAGCGCGCCGGGGCAGTTTGCCGCCGGCCGCGTGACGGCCGCCGTGTCCACCGCCGACCTGCTGCCGACCCTGGTGGAACTGGCCGGCGGTAAGCTGGACCCGAGGCTGCCGCTGGACGGCCGCTCGCTGGTCTCGCACTTGCAAGGGCAGGGCGGGCATGACGAAGTGTTCGGCGAATACATGGCCGAGGGCACCATCAGCCCGCTGATGATGATTCGCCGTGGCGCCTACAAGTTCATCTACAGCGAGGACGATCCTTGCCTGTTGTTCGATGTACCCAACGACCCGCACGAGCGGGAAGACCTCAGCCAGTCACCGGAACACCGGCCACTGTTCGAGGCGTTTTTGAGTGAGGCGCGGGCCAAATGGGACATCCCGGCGATCCACCAGCAGGTGCTCGCCAGCCAACGCCGTCGCCGCCTGGTGTTCGAGGCGCTGACCCAAGGCAAGCTGAAGAGCTGGGACCACCAGCCACTGGTAGACGCCAGTCAGCAATACATGCGCAACCACATCGACCTCGACGATCTGGAGCGCAAGGCACGTTTTCCACAACCCTGCCAAAACCAATAA
- the choX gene encoding choline ABC transporter substrate-binding protein: MQKLSTVVSVALLALSSAGAYADTSCDTVKMADPGWSDIAATNAITGFLLNGMGYKAKVDTLAVPITFGGLKDGQVDVFLGNWMPAQQGFYDKFVANGDVVQLAKNLDGTEFTLAVPDYVWDAGVHDFADLNKFADKFDKKIYGIGSGAPANISLQEIIKKNDFDLGQWKLIESSEQAMLAEVSRAVKKQKFVTFLGWTPHPMNVQLKMHYLKGGEKYFGDTGSVYTLTRKGYAQACPNVGKLLTNLSFTQEMENAIMAEVVNKKVSNAEAAKAWIKANPTVLDKWLDGVKTVDGQDALAAVKAKL; the protein is encoded by the coding sequence ATGCAAAAGTTATCCACCGTGGTGAGCGTTGCGCTGCTGGCATTGAGCAGTGCCGGCGCCTACGCGGACACAAGCTGCGACACCGTGAAGATGGCCGATCCGGGCTGGAGCGATATCGCCGCCACCAATGCCATTACCGGATTTTTGCTGAACGGCATGGGCTACAAGGCCAAGGTCGACACCCTCGCGGTACCGATCACCTTTGGCGGGCTCAAGGACGGCCAGGTGGATGTGTTCCTGGGTAACTGGATGCCGGCGCAGCAGGGCTTCTACGACAAGTTCGTGGCCAATGGCGATGTGGTGCAACTGGCGAAGAACCTCGACGGCACCGAGTTCACCCTCGCCGTGCCGGACTACGTGTGGGACGCCGGGGTGCATGACTTTGCCGACCTGAACAAGTTTGCCGACAAGTTCGACAAGAAGATCTACGGCATCGGTTCGGGTGCGCCGGCGAATATCTCGCTGCAGGAAATCATCAAGAAGAACGACTTTGACCTGGGCCAGTGGAAGCTGATTGAGTCCAGCGAACAGGCGATGCTGGCGGAAGTGTCGCGAGCGGTGAAGAAGCAGAAGTTCGTGACCTTCCTCGGCTGGACGCCGCACCCGATGAACGTGCAGCTGAAGATGCATTACCTCAAGGGCGGGGAAAAGTACTTTGGTGACACCGGCAGCGTGTATACGTTGACCCGCAAGGGCTATGCGCAGGCGTGCCCGAATGTGGGCAAATTGCTGACCAACCTGAGCTTCACCCAGGAGATGGAGAACGCCATCATGGCTGAGGTGGTGAACAAGAAGGTCAGTAATGCCGAGGCGGCGAAGGCGTGGATCAAGGCGAATCCGACGGTGCTGGACAAGTGGCTGGACGGGGTTAAAACCGTCGATGGGCAAGATGCGCTGGCCGCTGTAAAAGCCAAGCTCTAA
- a CDS encoding SulP family inorganic anion transporter, which yields MPWPNRHTLFPFLNWLPRQTRASVGRDAIVGLSGAVLALPQSIAYALIAGLPPEYGLYAAIIPVLIACLWGSSWHLICGPTAAISIVLYASVSPLAVPGSQDYITLILLLTFLAGVFQWLLGMLRFGALVNFVSHSVVLGFTLGAAVVIALGQLPNLLGLDLPSQATAINSLLALINHAGEWNHPSLVLGLGTLLAGILLKLWVPRWPTLLIALALGSLVPWLWPAMFGQVALVSSFVGKLPPFSPLSMDLDMVLRLLPSAVAVGMLGLVTSLSIARSLSARSQQLLDANQEVRAQGLSNIVGGFFSGYLSAGSFTRSGLSYEAGACSPLAGVFSALWVALFALFGAALIAHIPIPSMAASILLICWGLVDHRGIRALFRVSRAEFVVMSLTCIATLLLELQTAIYAGVLASLFFYLKRTSQPRVQQWRDGEDDVLRVGGSIFFGASHYLQVRLQSLHGQRVVIEAQQINFIDYSGVEMLHQEARRLNGLGRSLVLRKARPQVVEELKKLEGADQCPIHFED from the coding sequence ATGCCCTGGCCCAACCGCCATACACTCTTCCCCTTCCTCAACTGGCTCCCGCGCCAAACCCGCGCCAGCGTCGGGCGAGACGCGATCGTCGGCCTGAGCGGTGCAGTCCTGGCATTACCGCAATCCATTGCCTACGCGCTGATCGCCGGGCTCCCACCGGAATACGGCCTGTACGCTGCAATCATCCCCGTACTGATCGCCTGCTTGTGGGGCTCCTCATGGCACCTGATCTGCGGCCCCACGGCGGCGATTTCCATCGTGCTCTACGCCAGCGTCAGCCCACTGGCCGTGCCCGGCTCCCAGGACTACATCACGCTGATCCTGTTGCTGACCTTCCTGGCCGGCGTCTTCCAATGGCTGCTGGGCATGCTGCGCTTCGGCGCCCTGGTGAATTTCGTCTCGCATTCGGTGGTACTCGGCTTCACCCTTGGCGCTGCGGTAGTGATCGCCCTGGGCCAACTGCCCAACTTGCTGGGGCTGGACCTTCCGAGCCAGGCCACGGCGATCAACAGCCTGCTGGCGCTGATCAACCATGCCGGGGAGTGGAATCATCCTTCACTGGTGCTCGGGCTCGGAACCTTGCTGGCAGGAATACTGCTCAAGCTCTGGGTACCGCGCTGGCCCACGCTGTTGATCGCATTAGCCCTGGGCAGTCTCGTGCCGTGGCTGTGGCCGGCGATGTTCGGGCAGGTGGCGCTGGTCAGTTCATTTGTTGGCAAGCTGCCGCCGTTCAGCCCGCTGTCGATGGACCTGGACATGGTCCTGCGACTGCTGCCAAGCGCAGTGGCCGTGGGCATGCTGGGGCTGGTGACCAGCCTGTCGATTGCGCGCTCGTTGTCGGCTCGCTCTCAGCAATTGCTCGATGCGAATCAGGAAGTGCGCGCCCAGGGTTTATCCAACATCGTTGGCGGATTTTTCTCCGGGTACTTGTCGGCGGGTTCCTTCACACGGTCGGGCCTGAGTTACGAGGCAGGCGCCTGTTCGCCGCTGGCGGGGGTGTTTTCCGCGCTGTGGGTGGCGCTGTTTGCGTTGTTCGGCGCAGCGTTGATCGCGCATATTCCGATCCCGAGCATGGCCGCGAGCATCCTGCTGATTTGCTGGGGGTTGGTGGACCATCGTGGTATTCGGGCGTTGTTCCGGGTCAGCCGTGCGGAGTTCGTGGTGATGAGCCTGACCTGCATCGCCACGCTGTTGCTGGAGCTGCAAACGGCGATTTACGCCGGGGTGCTGGCGTCGCTGTTTTTCTACCTCAAGCGCACCTCGCAGCCGCGGGTCCAGCAATGGCGCGACGGTGAGGACGATGTGCTGCGAGTCGGCGGGTCGATCTTTTTCGGCGCCAGCCATTACCTGCAAGTGCGGCTGCAAAGCCTCCACGGCCAGCGCGTGGTGATCGAGGCGCAGCAGATCAACTTTATCGACTATTCCGGGGTGGAGATGCTGCACCAGGAGGCGCGCCGATTGAATGGACTGGGGCGCAGCCTGGTATTGCGCAAGGCCCGGCCGCAGGTGGTGGAGGAGCTGAAGAAGCTGGAAGGGGCCGACCAATGCCCCATCCATTTCGAAGACTGA
- the aroE gene encoding shikimate dehydrogenase, with translation MDRYVVFGNPIGHSKSPLIHRLFAEQTGEQLDYSNLLAPLEDFTGCAREFFQQGRGANVTVPFKEEAYRLANTLTERAQRAGAVNTLSKLADGSLLGDNTDGAGLVRDLTVNAGFSLQGKRILLLGAGGAVRGALEPLLAEQPASLIIANRTVEKAELLAELFDDLGPVSASGFDWLREPVDLIINATSASLSGDVPPIAGSLIESGKTFCYDMMYGKEPTAFCRWASEQGAAVAMDGLGMLVEQAAEAFFLWRGVRPDSAPVLAELRRQLA, from the coding sequence ATGGATCGTTATGTCGTCTTCGGCAACCCCATTGGCCACAGCAAGTCGCCGCTGATTCATCGCCTGTTCGCCGAACAAACCGGTGAGCAACTGGACTACAGCAACTTGCTCGCGCCGCTGGAGGATTTCACCGGCTGCGCCCGTGAGTTTTTCCAGCAAGGCCGTGGCGCCAACGTCACCGTGCCGTTCAAGGAAGAGGCTTATCGCCTGGCCAACACCCTGACCGAGCGCGCCCAGCGCGCCGGCGCGGTGAATACCTTGAGCAAGCTCGCTGACGGCAGCCTGTTGGGAGACAACACCGACGGCGCCGGCCTGGTGCGGGATTTGACGGTGAATGCCGGGTTCAGCCTGCAAGGTAAACGCATCCTGCTGCTAGGGGCCGGTGGCGCCGTGCGCGGCGCCCTGGAGCCGTTGCTGGCCGAGCAACCGGCGTCGCTGATTATCGCCAACCGCACCGTGGAAAAGGCCGAATTGCTGGCCGAGCTGTTCGACGACCTCGGCCCGGTGTCTGCCAGCGGTTTCGACTGGCTGCGTGAGCCGGTGGACCTGATCATCAACGCCACGTCCGCCAGCCTGTCAGGCGATGTACCGCCGATTGCAGGCAGCCTGATCGAATCCGGAAAGACTTTTTGCTACGACATGATGTACGGCAAAGAGCCTACGGCGTTCTGCCGCTGGGCCAGTGAGCAGGGCGCCGCGGTGGCGATGGATGGCCTGGGGATGCTGGTGGAGCAGGCCGCGGAAGCGTTCTTCCTGTGGCGCGGGGTGCGCCCGGACTCCGCGCCGGTATTAGCTGAGCTGCGCAGGCAACTGGCCTGA
- the hemF gene encoding oxygen-dependent coproporphyrinogen oxidase, producing MTTRTEAVKAYLLDLQDRICSALETFETDTRFIEDAWTRPAGGGGRTRVIENGSVIEKGGVNFSHVFGSGLPPSASAHRPELAGRGFEALGVSLVIHPHNPHVPTSHANVRFFIAEKDGEEPVWWFGGGFDLTPYYGNEEDCIHWHRVAEQACAPFGPDVYSRYKAWCDTYFHIKHRNEPRGIGGLFFDDLNEWDFDTSFAFMRAIGDAYIDAYLPIVQRRKAMAYTEQQREFQEFRRGRYVEFNLVYDRGTLFGLQSGGRTESILMSLPPQVRWSYDWKAVPDSEEARLTDYFLQDRDWLGVLPKAAV from the coding sequence ATGACTACCCGCACCGAGGCTGTCAAAGCCTACCTGCTTGACCTGCAAGACCGCATTTGCAGCGCCCTGGAAACCTTCGAGACGGACACTCGCTTTATCGAAGACGCCTGGACCCGGCCTGCCGGCGGCGGCGGTCGCACCCGTGTGATCGAAAACGGCTCGGTGATCGAGAAAGGCGGCGTTAACTTTTCCCACGTGTTTGGCAGCGGCCTCCCACCGTCCGCCAGTGCGCATCGCCCGGAATTGGCCGGTCGCGGTTTTGAAGCCCTCGGCGTGTCGCTGGTGATTCACCCGCACAACCCGCATGTGCCGACTTCCCACGCCAACGTGCGGTTTTTCATCGCCGAAAAAGACGGCGAAGAGCCGGTGTGGTGGTTCGGTGGCGGCTTCGACCTGACGCCCTACTACGGCAACGAAGAAGACTGCATCCACTGGCACCGCGTGGCCGAACAGGCCTGTGCGCCGTTTGGCCCCGATGTGTATTCGCGCTACAAGGCCTGGTGCGACACCTACTTCCACATCAAGCACCGCAACGAACCGCGCGGCATCGGCGGTTTGTTCTTCGATGACTTGAACGAGTGGGACTTCGACACCAGCTTCGCCTTCATGCGTGCCATCGGCGATGCCTACATCGACGCCTACCTGCCGATCGTCCAGCGCCGCAAAGCCATGGCCTATACCGAGCAGCAGCGCGAATTCCAGGAATTCCGCCGTGGCCGCTACGTCGAGTTCAACCTGGTCTACGACCGTGGCACGCTGTTCGGCCTGCAATCGGGCGGGCGCACCGAATCGATCCTGATGTCGCTGCCACCGCAAGTGCGCTGGAGCTATGACTGGAAAGCCGTACCCGACAGCGAAGAAGCGCGCCTCACCGACTACTTCCTGCAAGACCGCGACTGGCTGGGCGTGCTGCCCAAGGCGGCAGTCTGA
- a CDS encoding NADPH:quinone reductase: MAKRIQFRAHGGPEVLEYVDYTPAEPGPQQVRVQNKAIGLNFIDTYFRSGLYAPPALPSGLGAEGAGVVDAVGSEVTQFKVGDRVAYGSGPLGAYSELHVLPAANLVHLPDDISFEQAAGAMLKGLTVQYLLRQTYELKGGETILFHAAAGGVGSLACQWAKALGVKLIGTVSSPEKAALAKSLGAWETIDYSKENVAQRVLELTDGKKCPVVYDGVGKDTWLTSLDSVAPRGLVVSFGNASGAVDGVNLGILAAKGSLYVTRPTLATYANNPENLQAMADDLFSMIISGKLQIDINQRFSLGDAAKAQAELSARRTTGSTILLP; the protein is encoded by the coding sequence ATGGCCAAACGTATCCAGTTCCGTGCCCATGGCGGCCCCGAAGTGCTTGAGTATGTGGACTACACCCCGGCCGAACCCGGCCCGCAGCAGGTTCGCGTGCAGAACAAGGCCATTGGCCTGAACTTCATCGACACGTATTTCCGCAGCGGCCTGTATGCACCACCGGCCTTGCCGTCGGGCCTTGGCGCGGAAGGTGCCGGCGTGGTTGATGCGGTGGGCAGCGAAGTCACTCAATTCAAGGTCGGCGATCGCGTGGCCTACGGCAGCGGCCCATTGGGTGCCTACAGCGAATTGCATGTGCTGCCGGCTGCCAACCTGGTGCACCTGCCGGACGATATCAGCTTCGAACAGGCCGCCGGCGCGATGCTCAAGGGCCTGACCGTGCAGTACCTGCTGCGCCAGACCTATGAGTTGAAAGGTGGTGAAACCATTCTGTTCCATGCCGCTGCCGGTGGCGTCGGTTCGCTGGCATGCCAATGGGCCAAGGCGTTGGGCGTGAAGTTGATCGGTACCGTCAGTTCGCCGGAAAAAGCGGCGCTGGCCAAATCCCTCGGCGCCTGGGAAACCATCGACTACAGCAAGGAAAACGTCGCACAACGCGTATTGGAACTGACTGACGGCAAGAAATGCCCGGTGGTGTACGACGGCGTAGGCAAAGACACCTGGCTCACCTCGCTGGACAGCGTGGCGCCACGCGGGCTGGTGGTGAGTTTTGGGAATGCGTCAGGTGCTGTGGATGGGGTCAACCTGGGGATTCTGGCGGCCAAGGGCTCGCTGTATGTCACCCGGCCGACTTTGGCGACCTATGCCAACAACCCGGAAAACCTGCAGGCGATGGCGGATGATCTGTTTTCGATGATCATCAGTGGGAAGCTGCAGATTGATATCAATCAGCGGTTTTCGCTGGGGGATGCGGCGAAGGCGCAGGCAGAGTTGTCGGCGCGGCGCACGACTGGGTCGACCATTCTGTTGCCTTAG
- a CDS encoding L-threonylcarbamoyladenylate synthase — translation MVNRWRVREAAREIRAGAVIAYPTEAVWGLGCDPWNEEAVDRLLAIKGRSVDKGLILIADNIRQFDFLFEDFPDEWMDRMASTWPGPNTWLVPHQDLLPEWITGVHDTVALRVTDHPQVRDLCSLVGPLISTSANPQGRPAARTRIRVEQYFRGQVDLVLGGNLGGRKNPSLIRDLATGEVVRPS, via the coding sequence ATGGTCAACAGGTGGCGTGTGCGAGAAGCCGCACGAGAAATTCGCGCAGGCGCAGTGATTGCCTATCCAACTGAGGCGGTCTGGGGCTTGGGCTGTGACCCTTGGAACGAAGAGGCCGTGGATCGTTTGCTGGCGATCAAAGGCCGGTCTGTGGATAAGGGGCTGATCCTGATTGCCGACAATATCCGTCAGTTCGATTTTCTCTTCGAAGACTTTCCCGATGAGTGGATGGACCGCATGGCCAGTACCTGGCCTGGCCCGAATACGTGGCTGGTGCCCCATCAGGACTTGTTGCCCGAGTGGATTACCGGCGTGCATGACACGGTGGCGTTGCGGGTTACTGATCATCCGCAAGTGCGGGATCTGTGCTCGCTGGTCGGGCCATTGATTTCCACCTCGGCCAACCCACAGGGCCGCCCGGCGGCGCGCACGCGGATTCGTGTGGAGCAGTATTTCCGTGGGCAGGTGGATCTGGTGTTGGGCGGGAATCTGGGGGGGCGCAAGAACCCGAGTCTGATTCGGGATCTGGCGACGGGCGAGGTTGTGCGGCCGTCTTAA